From a single Arvicanthis niloticus isolate mArvNil1 chromosome 19, mArvNil1.pat.X, whole genome shotgun sequence genomic region:
- the LOC117723919 gene encoding vomeronasal type-2 receptor 116-like isoform X7 — translation MKRLCVFTNSFSLLKFSLLMCSLTDPSWFWRIKNSEDNDEGLRSDCGFVLLIIEEPIEDNFYNEITNFRLSARKYEFPLVMIFATEEINKNPYLLPNMTFMFIIISGICEDILGGLNEEYSQLNDSLNFINYVCGLEPVCDVDLTGPSWKTSLKQGIYSRRPQIFFGPFNSNLKDHEQLPYVHQVATKDTHLSHGMVFLMLHFRWTWIGLVIPDDDQGIQFLSDMREEMQRNGICLAFVNVIPESMHIYMTRAKIYDKQIMTSTARVVIIYGEMNSTLEVSFRRWGYLGARRLWITTSQWDVVTNKKDFTLDFFHGTVTFAHHKGEIAKFRNFMQTMNTDKYPVSISDSVLGWNYFNCSISKNSNKMDPFTFVNTLEWTTLHKYDMVLSDEGYNLYNAIYAVAHTYHELILQQVESQKMAESYILFTDCLQFPSSVCSVTCTAGFRKIHQKETEDCCFDCVQCPENEVSNETDMEQCVRCPDDKYANLQQTHCLQRAVSFLAYEDPVGMALACMALSFSAITILVLVIFVKHKDTPIVKANNRILSYILLISLIFCFLCSLLFIGQPYQATCILQQTMFGVFFTMAISTVLAKTITVVMAFKLITPGRKMRGIMITAAPKLVIFICTLIQLVICGIWLVTSPPFIDRDIQSEHGKTIIVCNKGSVIAFHFVLGYLGSLALGSFIVAFLARNLPDRFNEAKFLTFSMLVFYSVWITFLPVYHSTRGKIMVAVEVFSILASSAGLLGCIFVQKCYIILFSPDSNFLQN, via the exons ATTATCAGCAAGAAAATATGAGTTTCCTCTGGTAATGATTTTTGCTACTGAGGAGATCAACAAGAATCCTTATCTTTTACCCAACATGACTTTTATGTTCATCATTATTAGTGGCATATGTGAAGATATATTGGGAGGTCTGAATGAAGAATATTCACAACTAAACGACAGtttgaattttattaattatgtcTGTGGATTAGAGCCAGTATGTGATGTAGACCTTACAGGACCATCATGGAAAACATCCTTAAAACAAGGAATTTATTCTAGGAGACCACAG attttctttggaccatttaatTCTAACCTAAAGGACCATGAGCAGTTGCCCTATGTCCATCAGGTAGCCACCAAGGACACACATTTGTCCCATGGCATGGTCTTCTTGATGCTTCATTTTAGATGGACTTGGATAGGACTGGTCATCCCAGATGATGACCAGGGTATTCAGTTTCTCTCAGacatgagagaagaaatgcaaaggaaTGGGATCTGTTTAGCTTTTGTGAATGTAATCCCAGaaagcatgcacatatacatgacaAGGGCTAAGATATATGATAAACAAATTATGACATCAACAGCAAGGGTTGTTATCATTTATGGTGAAATGAACTCTACTTTAGAAGTCAGCTTTAGAAGATGGGGATATTTAGGTGCTCGTAGACTCTGGATCACAACCTCACAATGGGATGTTgtcacaaataaaaaagatttcaccCTTGATTTCTTCCATGGGACTGTCACCTTTGCACACCACAAAGGTGAGATTGctaaatttagaaattttatgcAAACAATGAACACTGACAAATACCCAGTAAGCATTTCTGACTCTGTCCTGGGatggaattattttaattgttcaatCTCTAAGAACAGCAATAAAATGGATCCTTTTACATTCGTCAACACATTGGAATGGACAACACTGCATAAATATGATATGGTCCTGAGTGATGAAGGTTACAATTTGTATAATGCGATTTATGCTGTTGCCCACACCTACCATGAACTCATTCTTCAACAAGTAGAGTCTCAAAAAATGGCAGAATCATATATACTATTCACTGACTGTCTGCAG tttccctcctccGTGTGTAGTGTGACATGTACTGCTGGATTCAGGAAAATTcatcagaaagaaacagaagactgCTGCTTTGATTGTGTCCAGTGCCCAGAAAATGAGGTTTCCAATGAAACAG ATATGGAACAGTGTGTGAGGTGTCCAGATGATAAGTATGCCAACTTACAGCAAACCCACTGCCTCCAAAGAGCTGTGTCCTTTCTGGCTTATGAAGATCCAGTGGGGATGGCTCTAGCCTGCATGGCCCTGTCCTTCTCAGCCATCACAATTCTAGTACTAGTCATTTTTGTGAAGCACAAGGATACTCCTATTGTAAAGGCCAATAACCGCATTCTCAGCTACATTCTGCTCATTTccctcatcttctgttttctttgttcattgctCTTCATTGGACAACCCTACCAGGCTACCTGCATCCTGCAGCAAACCATGTTTGGAGTGTTTTTTACAATGGCTATTTCTACAGTGTTAGCCAAAACAATAACTGTGGTCATGGCATTCAAGCTCATTACCCCTGGGAGAAAGATGAGAGGGATTATGATAACAGCAGCACCTAAGTTGGTCATCTTCATTTGTACCCTAATCCAACTTGTGATCTGTGGAATCTGGTTGGTAACATCTCCTCCCTTTATTGACAGAGATATACAATCTGAACATGGGAAAACCATCATTGTTTGCAACAAAGGCTCAGTCATTGCTTTCCACTTTGTCCTGGGATATTTGGGTTCCTTGGCTCTGGGGAGCTTCATTGTAGCTTTCTTGGCTAGGAACCTTCCTGACAGATTCAATGAAGCCAAGTTCCTAACAttcagcatgctggtgttctACAGTGTATGGatcaccttcctccctgtctaccacagcacaAGAGGGAAGATCATGGTAGCTGTGGAGGTCTTCTCCATCTTGGCTTCTAGTGCAGGATTGCTAGGGTGTATCTTTGTCCAAAAgtgttacattattttatttagccCAGATTCAAATTTTCTTcagaattaa
- the LOC117723919 gene encoding vomeronasal type-2 receptor 116-like isoform X3 encodes MKKLRGFTISFLLLKFSLILCCLTELSCFWRTKQSEDNEDLRRDCGFMLSTFKGAFDDNYTGIFGNLRLSARKYEFPLVMIFATEEINKNPYLLPNMTFMFIIISGICEDILGGLNEEYSQLNDSLNFINYVCGLEPVCDVDLTGPSWKTSLKQGIYSRRPQIFFGPFNSNLKDHEQLPYVHQVATKDTHLSHGMVFLMLHFRWTWIGLVIPDDDQGIQFLSDMREEMQRNGICLAFVNVIPESMHIYMTRAKIYDKQIMTSTARVVIIYGEMNSTLEVSFRRWGYLGARRLWITTSQWDVVTNKKDFTLDFFHGTVTFAHHKGEIAKFRNFMQTMNTDKYPVSISDSVLGWNYFNCSISKNSNKMDPFTFVNTLEWTTLHKYDMVLSDEGYNLYNAIYAVAHTYHELILQQVESQKMAESYILFTDCLQMTSLLKTRVFTNPVGELVNMNDRENQCTEYDIFIIWDFPQGFGLKVKIGSYFPCFPQSQQLHISEDLEWATGGTSFPSSVCSVTCTAGFRKIHQKETEDCCFDCVQCPENEVSNETADMEQCVRCPDDKYANLQQTHCLQRAVSFLAYEDPVGMALACMALSFSAITILVLVIFVKHKDTPIVKANNRILSYILLISLIFCFLCSLLFIGQPYQATCILQQTMFGVFFTMAISTVLAKTITVVMAFKLITPGRKMRGIMITAAPKLVIFICTLIQLVICGIWLVTSPPFIDRDIQSEHGKTIIVCNKGSVIAFHFVLGYLGSLALGSFIVAFLARNLPDRFNEAKFLTFSMLVFYSVWITFLPVYHSTRGKIMVAVEVFSILASSAGLLGCIFVQKCYIILFSPDSNFLQN; translated from the exons ATGAAGAAGCTGCGTGGTTTCACTATTTCCTTTTTGCTCCTTAAGTTTTCTCTCATCTTGTGCTGTTTGACTGAGCTCAGTTGTTTTTGGAGGACAAAGCAGAGTGAAGACAATGAAGATTTGAGACGTGACTGTGGTTTTATGCTTTCGACATTCAAGGGAGCTTTTGATGATAATTATACTGGCATTTTTGGTAATTTGAG ATTATCAGCAAGAAAATATGAGTTTCCTCTGGTAATGATTTTTGCTACTGAGGAGATCAACAAGAATCCTTATCTTTTACCCAACATGACTTTTATGTTCATCATTATTAGTGGCATATGTGAAGATATATTGGGAGGTCTGAATGAAGAATATTCACAACTAAACGACAGtttgaattttattaattatgtcTGTGGATTAGAGCCAGTATGTGATGTAGACCTTACAGGACCATCATGGAAAACATCCTTAAAACAAGGAATTTATTCTAGGAGACCACAG attttctttggaccatttaatTCTAACCTAAAGGACCATGAGCAGTTGCCCTATGTCCATCAGGTAGCCACCAAGGACACACATTTGTCCCATGGCATGGTCTTCTTGATGCTTCATTTTAGATGGACTTGGATAGGACTGGTCATCCCAGATGATGACCAGGGTATTCAGTTTCTCTCAGacatgagagaagaaatgcaaaggaaTGGGATCTGTTTAGCTTTTGTGAATGTAATCCCAGaaagcatgcacatatacatgacaAGGGCTAAGATATATGATAAACAAATTATGACATCAACAGCAAGGGTTGTTATCATTTATGGTGAAATGAACTCTACTTTAGAAGTCAGCTTTAGAAGATGGGGATATTTAGGTGCTCGTAGACTCTGGATCACAACCTCACAATGGGATGTTgtcacaaataaaaaagatttcaccCTTGATTTCTTCCATGGGACTGTCACCTTTGCACACCACAAAGGTGAGATTGctaaatttagaaattttatgcAAACAATGAACACTGACAAATACCCAGTAAGCATTTCTGACTCTGTCCTGGGatggaattattttaattgttcaatCTCTAAGAACAGCAATAAAATGGATCCTTTTACATTCGTCAACACATTGGAATGGACAACACTGCATAAATATGATATGGTCCTGAGTGATGAAGGTTACAATTTGTATAATGCGATTTATGCTGTTGCCCACACCTACCATGAACTCATTCTTCAACAAGTAGAGTCTCAAAAAATGGCAGAATCATATATACTATTCACTGACTGTCTGCAG ATGACTTCCTTGCTGAAAACCAGGGTATTTACTAACCCTGTTGGAGAACTGGTGAACATGAACGATAGAGAAAATCAGTGTACAGAGTATGACATTTTCATCATTTGGGATTTTCCACAAGGCTTtggattaaaagtgaaaataggaaGCTATTTTCCTTGTTTCCCACAGAGTCAACAACTTCACATATCTGAAGACTTGGAGTGGGCCACAGGAGGAACATCA tttccctcctccGTGTGTAGTGTGACATGTACTGCTGGATTCAGGAAAATTcatcagaaagaaacagaagactgCTGCTTTGATTGTGTCCAGTGCCCAGAAAATGAGGTTTCCAATGAAACAG CAGATATGGAACAGTGTGTGAGGTGTCCAGATGATAAGTATGCCAACTTACAGCAAACCCACTGCCTCCAAAGAGCTGTGTCCTTTCTGGCTTATGAAGATCCAGTGGGGATGGCTCTAGCCTGCATGGCCCTGTCCTTCTCAGCCATCACAATTCTAGTACTAGTCATTTTTGTGAAGCACAAGGATACTCCTATTGTAAAGGCCAATAACCGCATTCTCAGCTACATTCTGCTCATTTccctcatcttctgttttctttgttcattgctCTTCATTGGACAACCCTACCAGGCTACCTGCATCCTGCAGCAAACCATGTTTGGAGTGTTTTTTACAATGGCTATTTCTACAGTGTTAGCCAAAACAATAACTGTGGTCATGGCATTCAAGCTCATTACCCCTGGGAGAAAGATGAGAGGGATTATGATAACAGCAGCACCTAAGTTGGTCATCTTCATTTGTACCCTAATCCAACTTGTGATCTGTGGAATCTGGTTGGTAACATCTCCTCCCTTTATTGACAGAGATATACAATCTGAACATGGGAAAACCATCATTGTTTGCAACAAAGGCTCAGTCATTGCTTTCCACTTTGTCCTGGGATATTTGGGTTCCTTGGCTCTGGGGAGCTTCATTGTAGCTTTCTTGGCTAGGAACCTTCCTGACAGATTCAATGAAGCCAAGTTCCTAACAttcagcatgctggtgttctACAGTGTATGGatcaccttcctccctgtctaccacagcacaAGAGGGAAGATCATGGTAGCTGTGGAGGTCTTCTCCATCTTGGCTTCTAGTGCAGGATTGCTAGGGTGTATCTTTGTCCAAAAgtgttacattattttatttagccCAGATTCAAATTTTCTTcagaattaa
- the LOC117723919 gene encoding vomeronasal type-2 receptor 116-like isoform X2: protein MKRLCVFTNSFSLLKFSLLMCSLTDPSWFWRIKNSEDNDEGLRSDCGFVLLIIEEPIEDNFYNEITNFRLSARKYEFPLVMIFATEEINKNPYLLPNMTFMFIIISGICEDILGGLNEEYSQLNDSLNFINYVCGLEPVCDVDLTGPSWKTSLKQGIYSRRPQIFFGPFNSNLKDHEQLPYVHQVATKDTHLSHGMVFLMLHFRWTWIGLVIPDDDQGIQFLSDMREEMQRNGICLAFVNVIPESMHIYMTRAKIYDKQIMTSTARVVIIYGEMNSTLEVSFRRWGYLGARRLWITTSQWDVVTNKKDFTLDFFHGTVTFAHHKGEIAKFRNFMQTMNTDKYPVSISDSVLGWNYFNCSISKNSNKMDPFTFVNTLEWTTLHKYDMVLSDEGYNLYNAIYAVAHTYHELILQQVESQKMAESYILFTDCLQMTSLLKTRVFTNPVGELVNMNDRENQCTEYDIFIIWDFPQGFGLKVKIGSYFPCFPQSQQLHISEDLEWATGGTSFPSSVCSVTCTAGFRKIHQKETEDCCFDCVQCPENEVSNETADMEQCVRCPDDKYANLQQTHCLQRAVSFLAYEDPVGMALACMALSFSAITILVLVIFVKHKDTPIVKANNRILSYILLISLIFCFLCSLLFIGQPYQATCILQQTMFGVFFTMAISTVLAKTITVVMAFKLITPGRKMRGIMITAAPKLVIFICTLIQLVICGIWLVTSPPFIDRDIQSEHGKTIIVCNKGSVIAFHFVLGYLGSLALGSFIVAFLARNLPDRFNEAKFLTFSMLVFYSVWITFLPVYHSTRGKIMVAVEVFSILASSAGLLGCIFVQKCYIILFSPDSNFLQN, encoded by the exons ATTATCAGCAAGAAAATATGAGTTTCCTCTGGTAATGATTTTTGCTACTGAGGAGATCAACAAGAATCCTTATCTTTTACCCAACATGACTTTTATGTTCATCATTATTAGTGGCATATGTGAAGATATATTGGGAGGTCTGAATGAAGAATATTCACAACTAAACGACAGtttgaattttattaattatgtcTGTGGATTAGAGCCAGTATGTGATGTAGACCTTACAGGACCATCATGGAAAACATCCTTAAAACAAGGAATTTATTCTAGGAGACCACAG attttctttggaccatttaatTCTAACCTAAAGGACCATGAGCAGTTGCCCTATGTCCATCAGGTAGCCACCAAGGACACACATTTGTCCCATGGCATGGTCTTCTTGATGCTTCATTTTAGATGGACTTGGATAGGACTGGTCATCCCAGATGATGACCAGGGTATTCAGTTTCTCTCAGacatgagagaagaaatgcaaaggaaTGGGATCTGTTTAGCTTTTGTGAATGTAATCCCAGaaagcatgcacatatacatgacaAGGGCTAAGATATATGATAAACAAATTATGACATCAACAGCAAGGGTTGTTATCATTTATGGTGAAATGAACTCTACTTTAGAAGTCAGCTTTAGAAGATGGGGATATTTAGGTGCTCGTAGACTCTGGATCACAACCTCACAATGGGATGTTgtcacaaataaaaaagatttcaccCTTGATTTCTTCCATGGGACTGTCACCTTTGCACACCACAAAGGTGAGATTGctaaatttagaaattttatgcAAACAATGAACACTGACAAATACCCAGTAAGCATTTCTGACTCTGTCCTGGGatggaattattttaattgttcaatCTCTAAGAACAGCAATAAAATGGATCCTTTTACATTCGTCAACACATTGGAATGGACAACACTGCATAAATATGATATGGTCCTGAGTGATGAAGGTTACAATTTGTATAATGCGATTTATGCTGTTGCCCACACCTACCATGAACTCATTCTTCAACAAGTAGAGTCTCAAAAAATGGCAGAATCATATATACTATTCACTGACTGTCTGCAG ATGACTTCCTTGCTGAAAACCAGGGTATTTACTAACCCTGTTGGAGAACTGGTGAACATGAACGATAGAGAAAATCAGTGTACAGAGTATGACATTTTCATCATTTGGGATTTTCCACAAGGCTTtggattaaaagtgaaaataggaaGCTATTTTCCTTGTTTCCCACAGAGTCAACAACTTCACATATCTGAAGACTTGGAGTGGGCCACAGGAGGAACATCA tttccctcctccGTGTGTAGTGTGACATGTACTGCTGGATTCAGGAAAATTcatcagaaagaaacagaagactgCTGCTTTGATTGTGTCCAGTGCCCAGAAAATGAGGTTTCCAATGAAACAG CAGATATGGAACAGTGTGTGAGGTGTCCAGATGATAAGTATGCCAACTTACAGCAAACCCACTGCCTCCAAAGAGCTGTGTCCTTTCTGGCTTATGAAGATCCAGTGGGGATGGCTCTAGCCTGCATGGCCCTGTCCTTCTCAGCCATCACAATTCTAGTACTAGTCATTTTTGTGAAGCACAAGGATACTCCTATTGTAAAGGCCAATAACCGCATTCTCAGCTACATTCTGCTCATTTccctcatcttctgttttctttgttcattgctCTTCATTGGACAACCCTACCAGGCTACCTGCATCCTGCAGCAAACCATGTTTGGAGTGTTTTTTACAATGGCTATTTCTACAGTGTTAGCCAAAACAATAACTGTGGTCATGGCATTCAAGCTCATTACCCCTGGGAGAAAGATGAGAGGGATTATGATAACAGCAGCACCTAAGTTGGTCATCTTCATTTGTACCCTAATCCAACTTGTGATCTGTGGAATCTGGTTGGTAACATCTCCTCCCTTTATTGACAGAGATATACAATCTGAACATGGGAAAACCATCATTGTTTGCAACAAAGGCTCAGTCATTGCTTTCCACTTTGTCCTGGGATATTTGGGTTCCTTGGCTCTGGGGAGCTTCATTGTAGCTTTCTTGGCTAGGAACCTTCCTGACAGATTCAATGAAGCCAAGTTCCTAACAttcagcatgctggtgttctACAGTGTATGGatcaccttcctccctgtctaccacagcacaAGAGGGAAGATCATGGTAGCTGTGGAGGTCTTCTCCATCTTGGCTTCTAGTGCAGGATTGCTAGGGTGTATCTTTGTCCAAAAgtgttacattattttatttagccCAGATTCAAATTTTCTTcagaattaa